A section of the Blastocatellia bacterium genome encodes:
- a CDS encoding DinB family protein → MNSEIDRLMRQWERIHQHTTMVMKAAPDDKLEWKPVETVMSLGELLRHLVSAEHFLVTLSLTGQGQRPSEDLKQYTVAGLVEAFDQQHQRLVTQVAALTPEQWKETIHFKGQPMSRLTLLWGLTEHEVHHRGQLLTYLRLLGIEPPAIYH, encoded by the coding sequence ATGAACTCAGAAATTGACCGCCTGATGAGACAGTGGGAACGGATTCATCAACACACGACGATGGTGATGAAAGCAGCGCCGGATGACAAACTGGAATGGAAACCAGTTGAAACGGTGATGAGTCTTGGTGAATTGTTGCGTCACCTTGTTTCCGCCGAACATTTCCTGGTCACGCTCTCGTTGACCGGACAAGGGCAACGACCGAGCGAGGACCTGAAGCAATACACGGTTGCCGGGCTGGTCGAAGCCTTCGATCAGCAGCATCAGCGGCTGGTCACGCAGGTTGCTGCGCTCACGCCTGAGCAGTGGAAAGAGACAATTCATTTCAAGGGGCAGCCGATGTCCCGCTTGACATTGCTGTGGGGACTGACCGAACACGAAGTTCATCACCGTGGCCAACTGTTGACGTATCTACGACTGCTGGGCATCGAGCCGCCAGCCATTTATCACTAA
- a CDS encoding methyltransferase domain-containing protein, with product MPSLFPNFSQRSAESEIMDGTDFSEEEIRGAYDDLQRVNRFLGGTRALLRHALPLIERLATRPVSVLDLGSGSADIPRALVQAARHKRIPIHIVALDANPHAIRAATEQLEQFPEIDVVQADALRWPFPDGSFDLVIASEFLHHLSDEDAVWLLRHARRLARVALLINDLRRHPLAYYSFWMLSRMFTRNRLIRHDGLVSILRGFTADDLARIRQHPELADLAVHFHFPYRIVFIGMNQQTGCTQRARQP from the coding sequence ATGCCGAGCTTGTTTCCGAACTTCTCGCAGCGCAGCGCCGAATCGGAAATCATGGATGGGACGGACTTCAGCGAGGAAGAAATTCGCGGCGCCTATGATGATTTGCAAAGAGTCAATCGGTTTCTGGGCGGAACGCGAGCGCTGCTGCGACATGCGCTGCCGTTGATCGAACGGCTGGCGACACGACCGGTGAGCGTGCTCGACCTGGGAAGCGGGTCAGCGGACATTCCTCGCGCCCTTGTTCAAGCGGCTCGTCACAAGCGCATCCCGATTCACATCGTCGCGCTGGACGCCAATCCACACGCGATCAGAGCTGCGACAGAACAGCTCGAACAATTTCCGGAGATTGATGTGGTTCAAGCCGACGCGCTGCGCTGGCCGTTTCCTGATGGCTCGTTCGATTTGGTGATCGCCTCAGAGTTCTTACATCACTTGTCGGATGAGGACGCCGTCTGGCTGTTACGCCATGCGCGCCGGTTAGCCCGCGTGGCGTTGCTCATCAACGACCTGCGACGTCATCCGCTGGCTTACTATAGCTTCTGGATGCTCTCGCGCATGTTCACGCGAAATCGCTTGATTCGCCACGATGGGCTGGTCTCCATCCTGCGCGGGTTCACAGCCGATGACCTCGCGCGAATACGGCAGCATCCAGAACTGGCCGATCTCGCTGTCCACTTTCATTTTCCTTATCGCATCGTCTTCATCGGGATGAATCAACAAACTGGTTGCACGCAGCGCGCGCGCCAGCCATAG